The following coding sequences lie in one Glycine max cultivar Williams 82 chromosome 19, Glycine_max_v4.0, whole genome shotgun sequence genomic window:
- the LOC100785079 gene encoding adenylylsulfatase HINT1-like isoform X1, producing the protein MLLGLEGSKILLACFRHSGNAISHGHRNRRVSLWVSFAGDSVKIYARFDKIINKEIPSTVVYEDDKVLAFRDIDPQAPTHILIIPKVRDGLTGLSKAEERHCEILGRLLCTAKLVAKQEGLDDGFRIVINDGRDGGQSVYHIHVHLIGGRQMGWPPF; encoded by the exons atgttgttaGGCTTAGAGGgtagtaaaattttattagcttGCTTTCGGCATAGTGGAAATGCGATATCACATGGCCACAGAAATCGGCGAGTTTCTTTGTGGGTATCATTTGCTGGTGATTCTGTGAAGATATATGCCCG ATTTGACAAGATCATCAATAAGGAAATTCCTTCTACTGTGGTCTATGAGGATGATAAG GTCCTTGCCTTTAGGGACATAGATCCACAAGCTCCTACCCATATTCTAATCATTCCTAAAGTTAGGGATGGGTTAACTGGTCTGTCCAAG GCTGAGGAGAGGCACTGTGAGATTCTAGGTCGACTTTTGTGCACTGCTAAGCTGGTTGCAAAGCAAGAAGGTCTTGATGATGGCTTCAGGATTGTAATTAATGATGGACGAGACGGGG GCCAATCAGTTTACCACATTCATGTGCACCTCATTGGGGGACGACAGATGGGCTGGCCCCCTTTCTAA
- the LOC100785079 gene encoding Adenylylsulfatase HINT1-like (The RefSeq protein has 1 substitution compared to this genomic sequence), translating into MASETEAALAATPSDGPTVFDKIINKEIPSTVVYEDDKVLAFRDIDPQAPTHILIIPKVRDGLTGLSKAEERHCEILGRLLCTAKLVAKQEGLDDGFRIVINDGRDGGQSVYHIHAHLIGGRQMGWPPF; encoded by the exons ATGGCCTCAGAGACAGAAGCTGCTCTTGCTGCCACTCCCTCTGATGGTCCCACcgt ATTTGACAAGATCATCAATAAGGAAATTCCTTCTACTGTGGTCTATGAGGATGATAAG GTCCTTGCCTTTAGGGACATAGATCCACAAGCTCCTACCCATATTCTAATCATTCCTAAAGTTAGGGATGGGTTAACTGGTCTGTCCAAG GCTGAGGAGAGGCACTGTGAGATTCTAGGTCGACTTTTGTGCACTGCTAAGCTGGTTGCAAAGCAAGAAGGTCTTGATGATGGCTTCAGGATTGTAATTAATGATGGACGAGACGGGG GCCAATCAGTTTACCACATTCATGTGCACCTCATTGGGGGACGACAGATGGGCTGGCCCCCTTTCTAA